One window from the genome of Leptospira broomii serovar Hurstbridge str. 5399 encodes:
- a CDS encoding TMEM175 family protein, which yields MSGTHNYNEIAGQRIHRTEALADGVFAVAFTLLVLDIKVPIAETIHSETDLCVHLISIAHKLLSYCLSFITLGIFWVGHSMQYTFIVRSDRHLSWISILYLAFVTLLPFTTAFLSEFIEFKTAIGLYWLNIVLLGTTIYFHWAYAYQNGLVDLTHTMIRQIDRTIRNRVIYAQILYAVAALLCFVNNYLSIIAIFLIQLNYAIAPRFRRKSPQ from the coding sequence ATGTCCGGAACTCACAACTACAATGAAATAGCCGGACAAAGAATCCATCGGACCGAGGCCTTAGCCGATGGAGTTTTTGCCGTTGCGTTCACTCTCTTAGTGCTGGATATAAAAGTTCCGATAGCGGAGACGATTCATTCGGAAACGGATTTATGTGTTCATCTGATTTCAATCGCACACAAGCTCTTGAGCTATTGTTTGAGTTTCATTACTCTCGGAATATTTTGGGTTGGGCACTCCATGCAATACACGTTTATTGTTCGAAGCGACCGCCATCTAAGCTGGATATCCATCCTATATCTCGCTTTCGTAACGCTACTGCCGTTTACGACGGCCTTTCTGAGTGAATTCATCGAATTTAAAACAGCGATAGGTTTATATTGGCTTAATATCGTTCTACTCGGTACTACCATTTATTTTCATTGGGCCTACGCTTATCAAAACGGCCTCGTCGATCTGACACACACGATGATTCGCCAGATCGATAGAACGATTCGGAATAGGGTGATTTACGCTCAGATTCTTTATGCGGTCGCAGCCTTACTTTGCTTTGTAAATAATTATCTCAGCATTATCGCAATATTTTTGATACAGTTGAATTATGCGATTGCGCCTAGATTTCGACGGAAATCGCCCCAATAG
- a CDS encoding DUF1761 domain-containing protein, translating into MQPEIHLNYLAILAGVLSNIAIGFLWYGPLFGKAWAAEMGFPKDMKPDNKQMIKSLVLMVIGSFLTAYVLAHSVDIWRPSSWKVGQDQPAWTYGFFAAFFTWIGYYVPLLFGSVSWEGRSWKLFSINAAYYFVSLQTIGMILAYWRL; encoded by the coding sequence ATGCAACCCGAAATTCATTTAAATTACCTCGCAATTCTCGCAGGAGTTTTGTCGAATATCGCAATCGGTTTTCTTTGGTACGGACCGTTATTCGGTAAAGCATGGGCAGCGGAAATGGGCTTCCCTAAGGATATGAAACCCGATAACAAACAAATGATAAAGTCTTTGGTATTGATGGTAATAGGATCCTTTCTGACTGCTTACGTATTAGCACATAGCGTGGATATTTGGCGACCTTCCTCCTGGAAAGTTGGGCAAGATCAGCCTGCTTGGACGTACGGATTCTTTGCGGCTTTTTTTACCTGGATCGGGTACTATGTTCCTCTTTTATTCGGTTCTGTTTCTTGGGAAGGTCGTTCTTGGAAACTTTTTTCAATTAATGCCGCATACTATTTCGTTTCGCTGCAAACGATAGGAATGATTTTAGCTTACTGGCGGCTTTAA
- a CDS encoding 7TM diverse intracellular signaling domain-containing protein: MNKLSSTIFLLVFFLLNFPIQGQEGYVDDIILTDDKDQYDIGKSVSFYVDRSKDLTIEDIVEGKKDIKFAIPEKTNFGITDFAYWVRIPLQNKSRNVRSWYLEISHPVLDHVDLYLPSKSGYTVKKAGDKLLFREREISHRNFLFELPLHNDGELGIESVFYLRVESESTISLPIQILSEKAFANRNATEQFIFGLYYGLIFVMALYNLFLFFTVKDLSYFFYVLYIVTFGLLQMSLNGLAFQFVWPNSTWLASYAPTFLIPLLPVFVILFSRYFLITYENTPRVDKILIISSMVGIVLTIVSIFVKISSILWVLAVYAMLNVPLVLGCAFYVLNKGYRPAIYYLIAWLTLLSGGILYGLKSFAVLPDVFLTNYGLQIGAGLEVILLSFALASRINTIKREKEEAQAKTLEMQKILTESYARFVPRDFLANLGKDSILDVKLGDQIQKNMAVLFSDIRSFTTLSEQMTPAENFNFINSYLGRMSPIIQRHNGFIDKFIGDAIMALFQRNVIDAVSAGVEMQRYLKEYNSHRHKQGYVPIQIGVGIHAGSLMLGTIGAEERLEGTVISDTVNLASRIESLTKVYGSRIAVSESTVEEVKANGKFHFRFLDRVKVKGKQKPVSVYEIIDGDEPEDQDLKLRTKVDYEQAVQSFHAKAFEDAKNYFERVIKVFPEDKATQLYLKRLYPVTHSSHIEEIET, translated from the coding sequence ATGAATAAACTTTCTTCTACTATATTCCTCTTGGTATTTTTTTTATTGAATTTCCCTATTCAAGGTCAGGAAGGATATGTTGATGATATAATTCTCACGGACGATAAAGATCAATATGATATCGGAAAATCTGTTTCATTTTATGTGGATAGAAGCAAGGACTTAACTATTGAGGATATAGTAGAGGGCAAAAAAGATATTAAATTTGCAATTCCGGAAAAAACGAATTTTGGAATAACTGATTTTGCATATTGGGTTCGAATTCCTCTGCAAAATAAATCCAGAAACGTGCGTAGTTGGTATCTAGAAATCAGCCATCCTGTACTTGATCATGTGGACCTCTACCTGCCGTCGAAAAGCGGTTACACGGTAAAAAAGGCAGGAGACAAACTTCTATTTCGTGAGAGGGAAATTAGCCATAGAAACTTTCTATTTGAGTTACCGTTGCATAACGATGGAGAGTTAGGAATCGAATCCGTTTTTTACCTAAGAGTTGAATCAGAGAGTACGATCTCTCTTCCCATTCAAATTCTGAGCGAAAAGGCTTTTGCGAATCGTAATGCGACGGAACAATTTATATTCGGATTGTACTACGGGCTTATTTTCGTCATGGCCTTGTACAATTTGTTCTTATTCTTTACTGTCAAGGATCTGAGCTATTTCTTTTACGTTTTATATATTGTTACCTTTGGCCTCTTACAGATGAGTTTAAACGGTTTAGCCTTCCAATTTGTCTGGCCGAATTCAACATGGTTGGCCAGCTACGCTCCGACATTTTTGATTCCGTTACTTCCCGTTTTTGTAATTCTTTTTTCGAGATATTTCCTGATAACTTATGAGAATACTCCTCGGGTGGATAAGATTTTAATTATATCCAGCATGGTTGGAATAGTCCTTACTATCGTATCTATTTTCGTAAAGATCTCTTCCATTTTATGGGTTCTTGCGGTTTATGCGATGCTTAATGTTCCTTTGGTATTAGGTTGCGCTTTTTATGTTTTGAATAAGGGATATAGACCTGCCATTTATTATTTAATAGCTTGGTTAACACTTCTTTCAGGCGGGATTCTTTATGGGCTAAAATCTTTTGCCGTACTCCCGGATGTTTTTTTAACAAACTATGGATTGCAAATCGGAGCCGGACTAGAAGTTATCCTATTATCATTCGCGTTAGCTTCTCGAATCAATACGATTAAGAGGGAAAAAGAGGAGGCGCAAGCTAAGACGCTCGAAATGCAAAAAATTCTAACTGAATCTTATGCACGCTTCGTTCCTCGAGATTTCTTGGCAAATCTTGGCAAAGATTCGATATTAGACGTTAAGTTAGGCGATCAAATTCAGAAAAATATGGCGGTTCTTTTTAGCGATATCCGCTCTTTTACAACACTATCGGAACAGATGACTCCTGCGGAAAATTTCAATTTTATTAATTCATATTTAGGTAGAATGAGTCCGATCATCCAGAGGCATAACGGTTTTATCGATAAATTTATCGGTGACGCCATCATGGCATTATTTCAAAGAAATGTAATAGATGCAGTATCCGCTGGAGTTGAAATGCAAAGATATTTGAAAGAATATAATTCACATCGGCATAAACAGGGATATGTTCCTATCCAGATCGGTGTTGGAATACATGCCGGCTCGTTAATGTTGGGCACGATTGGCGCTGAGGAAAGGTTGGAAGGTACCGTTATATCTGACACCGTTAATTTGGCATCCAGAATAGAAAGTCTTACAAAAGTTTACGGGTCTAGGATTGCAGTAAGTGAAAGCACGGTCGAGGAAGTTAAAGCGAATGGAAAATTTCATTTTCGATTTTTGGACCGTGTTAAAGTTAAGGGAAAACAAAAACCTGTTTCCGTATATGAAATCATCGACGGCGACGAGCCCGAGGATCAAGATTTGAAATTACGTACAAAAGTGGATTATGAACAAGCTGTCCAAAGCTTTCATGCAAAAGCTTTCGAAGATGCGAAGAATTACTTTGAAAGAGTGATTAAAGTTTTTCCGGAAGATAAAGCTACTCAACTTTATTTAAAGCGCTTGTACCCGGTCACACACTCTTCACACATCGAAGAAATTGAAACGTAA